The following proteins come from a genomic window of Ochotona princeps isolate mOchPri1 chromosome 14, mOchPri1.hap1, whole genome shotgun sequence:
- the CLTA gene encoding clathrin light chain A isoform X1, giving the protein MAELDPFGAPAGAPGGPALGNGLAGEEDPAAAFLAQQESEIAGIENDEAFAILDGGAPGPQAHGEPPGGPEPVDGVMNGEYYQESNGPTDGYAAISQVDRLQSEPESIRKWREEQTERLEALDANSRKQEAEWKEKAIKELEEWYARQDEQLQKTKANNRVADEAFYKQPFADVIGYVTNINHPCYSLEQAAEEAFVNDIDESSPGTEWERVARLCDFNPKSSKQAKDVSRMRSVLISLKQTPLVH; this is encoded by the exons ATGGCTGAGCTCGATCCGTTCGGCGCCCCAGCCGGGGCTCCTGGCGGCCCAGCGCTGGGGAACGGGCTGGCGGGCGAAGAAGACCCGGCCGCGGCCTTCTTGGCGCAGCAGGAGAGCGAGATTGCGGGCATCGAGAACGACGAGGCCTTCGCCATCCTGGACGGCGGCGCCCCGGGGCCCCAGGCACACGGCGAGCCGCCGGGGGGTCCGG AGCCTGTTGATGGAGTGATGAATGGTGAATACTACCAG GAGAGTAATGGTCCTACAGACGGTTATGCAGCTATTTCACAAGTGGATCGACTGCAGTCAGAGCCTGAGAGCATCCGCAAATGGAGAGAAGAGCAGACAGAGCGCCTGGAGGCCCTGG ATGCCAATTCTCGGAAGCAAGAAGCAGAGtggaaagaaaaagcaataaaagaaCTAGAAGAGTGGTATGCAAGACAGGACGAGCAgctacaaaaaacaaaagcaaacaacag GGTGGCAGATGAAGCTTTCTACAAACAACCCTTCGCTGACGTGATTGGTTATGT CACAAACATAAACCATCCTTGCTACAGCCTAGAACA GGCGGCAGAAGAAGCCTTTGTAAATGACATTGATGAATCGTCCCCAGGCACAGAGTGGGAACGGGTGGCCAGGCTGTGTGACTTTAACCCCAAGTCCAGCAAGCAGGCCAAAGACGTCTCCCGCATGCGCTCAGTTCTCATCTCCCTCAAGCAGACGCCCCTGGTGCACTGA
- the CLTA gene encoding clathrin light chain A isoform X3 yields the protein MAELDPFGAPAGAPGGPALGNGLAGEEDPAAAFLAQQESEIAGIENDEAFAILDGGAPGPQAHGEPPGGPEPVDGVMNGEYYQESNGPTDGYAAISQVDRLQSEPESIRKWREEQTERLEALDANSRKQEAEWKEKAIKELEEWYARQDEQLQKTKANNRAAEEAFVNDIDESSPGTEWERVARLCDFNPKSSKQAKDVSRMRSVLISLKQTPLVH from the exons ATGGCTGAGCTCGATCCGTTCGGCGCCCCAGCCGGGGCTCCTGGCGGCCCAGCGCTGGGGAACGGGCTGGCGGGCGAAGAAGACCCGGCCGCGGCCTTCTTGGCGCAGCAGGAGAGCGAGATTGCGGGCATCGAGAACGACGAGGCCTTCGCCATCCTGGACGGCGGCGCCCCGGGGCCCCAGGCACACGGCGAGCCGCCGGGGGGTCCGG AGCCTGTTGATGGAGTGATGAATGGTGAATACTACCAG GAGAGTAATGGTCCTACAGACGGTTATGCAGCTATTTCACAAGTGGATCGACTGCAGTCAGAGCCTGAGAGCATCCGCAAATGGAGAGAAGAGCAGACAGAGCGCCTGGAGGCCCTGG ATGCCAATTCTCGGAAGCAAGAAGCAGAGtggaaagaaaaagcaataaaagaaCTAGAAGAGTGGTATGCAAGACAGGACGAGCAgctacaaaaaacaaaagcaaacaacag GGCGGCAGAAGAAGCCTTTGTAAATGACATTGATGAATCGTCCCCAGGCACAGAGTGGGAACGGGTGGCCAGGCTGTGTGACTTTAACCCCAAGTCCAGCAAGCAGGCCAAAGACGTCTCCCGCATGCGCTCAGTTCTCATCTCCCTCAAGCAGACGCCCCTGGTGCACTGA
- the CLTA gene encoding clathrin light chain A isoform X2, which produces MAELDPFGAPAGAPGGPALGNGLAGEEDPAAAFLAQQESEIAGIENDEAFAILDGGAPGPQAHGEPPGGPEPVDGVMNGEYYQESNGPTDGYAAISQVDRLQSEPESIRKWREEQTERLEALDANSRKQEAEWKEKAIKELEEWYARQDEQLQKTKANNSTNINHPCYSLEQAAEEAFVNDIDESSPGTEWERVARLCDFNPKSSKQAKDVSRMRSVLISLKQTPLVH; this is translated from the exons ATGGCTGAGCTCGATCCGTTCGGCGCCCCAGCCGGGGCTCCTGGCGGCCCAGCGCTGGGGAACGGGCTGGCGGGCGAAGAAGACCCGGCCGCGGCCTTCTTGGCGCAGCAGGAGAGCGAGATTGCGGGCATCGAGAACGACGAGGCCTTCGCCATCCTGGACGGCGGCGCCCCGGGGCCCCAGGCACACGGCGAGCCGCCGGGGGGTCCGG AGCCTGTTGATGGAGTGATGAATGGTGAATACTACCAG GAGAGTAATGGTCCTACAGACGGTTATGCAGCTATTTCACAAGTGGATCGACTGCAGTCAGAGCCTGAGAGCATCCGCAAATGGAGAGAAGAGCAGACAGAGCGCCTGGAGGCCCTGG ATGCCAATTCTCGGAAGCAAGAAGCAGAGtggaaagaaaaagcaataaaagaaCTAGAAGAGTGGTATGCAAGACAGGACGAGCAgctacaaaaaacaaaagcaaacaacag CACAAACATAAACCATCCTTGCTACAGCCTAGAACA GGCGGCAGAAGAAGCCTTTGTAAATGACATTGATGAATCGTCCCCAGGCACAGAGTGGGAACGGGTGGCCAGGCTGTGTGACTTTAACCCCAAGTCCAGCAAGCAGGCCAAAGACGTCTCCCGCATGCGCTCAGTTCTCATCTCCCTCAAGCAGACGCCCCTGGTGCACTGA